In the Armatimonas rosea genome, one interval contains:
- a CDS encoding sensor histidine kinase, whose product MRTLTHRAQRLSVRVRRNPNGVYWACVVGIVAWAFARASGVDRAAPPIQLEPFLGVLTLVMVNLAVRNWASARRDQQGIAARVYYSLGWLFVSVDLICIALGLRFSGGLQSAIWVVAFVVLAGETLLENRVEATITRSGACLALFLGTVPSPSSTPDWAAYALEMVVRMGLLLAVSSVVRRLRERSEQVSAELANLKSELELTEQRSSLSREVHDGVGNSLAAAVMRLELAARVREKADASDPTIVILKDEAQTLREAMQQVRDWTFFNRPWSTEVSLAAEAERLSRRTGLPIKTEGSDLLSGLPEQVRLSVLRVAQEGLINAAKHAIGATQASVTVTRDPKTLTLVVADDGPGFDVAELGSGIGLMSMRERAEGQGGELVIESAPGEGTRIRLRLPLK is encoded by the coding sequence ATGCGTACTCTCACCCACCGTGCGCAGCGCCTGAGTGTGCGGGTACGACGCAATCCCAATGGAGTCTACTGGGCCTGTGTTGTGGGCATTGTCGCCTGGGCATTCGCACGCGCCAGCGGGGTCGACCGGGCCGCTCCTCCCATTCAGCTGGAGCCCTTTCTTGGAGTTCTCACGCTGGTCATGGTCAATCTCGCAGTCCGCAACTGGGCCTCGGCACGCCGTGACCAGCAGGGAATCGCGGCCCGGGTCTACTACAGCCTCGGCTGGCTCTTTGTCTCCGTGGACCTGATCTGTATCGCGCTGGGGCTCCGGTTTTCGGGGGGGCTCCAGAGCGCGATCTGGGTGGTCGCCTTTGTTGTCCTAGCGGGAGAGACCCTGCTGGAGAACCGGGTCGAGGCCACTATCACCCGCTCCGGGGCGTGCCTCGCGCTCTTTCTGGGAACCGTCCCGTCTCCGTCAAGTACCCCCGACTGGGCGGCCTACGCGCTGGAGATGGTGGTGCGGATGGGGCTCTTGCTCGCCGTAAGCTCGGTCGTGCGGCGCCTGCGCGAGCGCTCCGAGCAGGTCTCGGCGGAGCTGGCCAACCTCAAGTCCGAGCTGGAGCTCACCGAGCAGCGCTCGTCGCTCTCCCGCGAGGTTCATGATGGGGTGGGAAATAGCCTGGCCGCTGCGGTCATGCGCCTAGAGCTCGCCGCACGGGTGCGGGAGAAGGCCGATGCCAGTGACCCAACCATTGTTATCCTAAAAGACGAGGCACAGACCCTCCGCGAGGCGATGCAGCAGGTTCGGGACTGGACCTTCTTCAACCGTCCCTGGTCCACCGAGGTCTCCCTCGCGGCTGAGGCGGAACGTCTCTCGCGGCGCACAGGCCTCCCAATAAAGACCGAGGGCTCCGACCTCCTGAGCGGCCTCCCCGAGCAAGTTCGCCTCTCGGTTCTCCGGGTCGCGCAAGAGGGGCTCATCAATGCGGCCAAGCACGCGATTGGCGCAACTCAAGCCAGCGTAACCGTCACGCGGGACCCCAAAACCCTCACACTCGTGGTTGCCGATGACGGCCCGGGCTTTGATGTGGCAGAGCTGGGCTCTGGGATCGGGCTGATGAGCATGCGGGAGCGCGCGGAGGGTCAGGGCGGCGAGCTCGTGATCGAGAGTGCGCCGGGCGAAGGCACACGAATCCGGCTACGCCTGCCCCTAAAATAA
- a CDS encoding M48 family metalloprotease, whose protein sequence is MRRTAALLATAFCLALPALTPRALPQDKKPAAAPLEDPEVKLGRESHEEMIKSGLKLVTDPALVKRVETMGQKLAAIINQTPIPALYGSENKISRPFVYRFFIVDDPDTNAFALPGGYVYVNKGLLKYAQSDDELAGVVGHEIIHAAHSHGAKLQREQSKLNTQMAIAALGAILGKVPLQDTGNLLTGFQLLAIQKVNGYGQTAERDADQGGIILAQKAGYNPVGMLTFMERLARDQRSHPDVELGIFRTHPPEKVRAEAMIAQITQMGLPINRRATADILKVATRADGTLTEVLLDGKVFLRTPKPERAKEVAAALDKALDQDLQVYDVRKQGTSIQIRGQHLVTLETSDGAAPVDKLADDACKMLRLSLYRYVLNGTL, encoded by the coding sequence ATGAGACGCACCGCTGCCCTACTTGCCACTGCCTTCTGCCTTGCCCTCCCCGCGCTCACCCCACGAGCACTCCCGCAAGACAAGAAGCCCGCCGCCGCGCCCCTGGAAGATCCCGAGGTCAAGCTCGGGCGCGAGTCGCATGAGGAGATGATCAAGAGCGGCCTCAAGCTGGTCACCGACCCGGCCCTCGTGAAGCGGGTCGAGACCATGGGGCAGAAGCTCGCGGCCATCATCAACCAGACCCCGATTCCCGCTCTCTACGGCAGCGAGAACAAGATCTCGCGCCCCTTTGTCTACCGCTTCTTTATTGTCGATGACCCAGACACCAACGCCTTTGCCCTCCCCGGTGGCTATGTCTATGTCAATAAAGGTCTCCTGAAGTACGCCCAGTCCGACGATGAGCTAGCCGGGGTCGTGGGCCATGAGATTATCCACGCGGCTCACAGCCATGGAGCAAAACTCCAGCGTGAGCAGAGCAAGCTCAACACCCAGATGGCGATCGCGGCACTCGGGGCGATCCTGGGAAAGGTCCCCCTCCAAGACACGGGCAACCTCCTCACGGGCTTTCAGCTCCTGGCGATCCAGAAGGTAAACGGCTACGGCCAGACCGCCGAGCGCGACGCCGACCAGGGCGGGATCATTCTTGCGCAGAAAGCGGGCTACAACCCAGTCGGGATGCTCACGTTCATGGAGCGCTTGGCCCGCGACCAGCGCAGTCACCCCGATGTCGAGCTGGGCATCTTCCGCACCCACCCGCCGGAGAAGGTCCGCGCCGAGGCGATGATCGCGCAGATTACCCAGATGGGACTGCCCATCAACCGCCGCGCCACCGCAGATATCCTCAAGGTCGCCACCCGCGCCGATGGCACCCTCACCGAGGTGCTCCTCGATGGCAAGGTTTTTCTGCGTACCCCCAAGCCCGAGCGGGCCAAAGAGGTCGCGGCGGCGCTGGACAAGGCGCTCGACCAGGACCTGCAGGTCTACGACGTTCGCAAGCAAGGCACGTCGATCCAGATCCGTGGTCAGCACCTCGTGACCCTAGAGACCAGCGATGGTGCCGCGCCCGTGGACAAGCTCGCCGACGATGCCTGCAAGATGCTACGCCTCTCGCTCTACCGCTATGTCCTCAATGGAACGCTGTAG
- a CDS encoding C40 family peptidase, giving the protein MTRSKNLRLQTQTTIAFTLFALTSTSFAAPQNRSRFEGAPKAKAPAAPIKAKPAAPRTTDPDDENTINVTLETGDEELDHTLGASEDQIAKSRAAAEANLGPRNGRTGTNSKLISRALSYRGARYRFGASGTNGVFDCSSFVQHLMQGEGVSLPRTAREQFGQGKKISRSELQPGDIVFFAGTYRSGISHVGMYVGNGMFVHAASSKRGVVMDPLDLPYYNSKYAGARRFK; this is encoded by the coding sequence TTGACGCGCTCTAAGAACCTCCGACTGCAGACACAAACCACCATCGCCTTCACTTTGTTTGCTCTCACCAGTACCAGCTTCGCCGCTCCCCAGAACCGCTCCCGCTTTGAGGGAGCCCCTAAGGCAAAAGCCCCCGCCGCTCCCATCAAGGCCAAGCCCGCCGCGCCCCGCACCACCGATCCTGACGACGAGAACACCATTAATGTGACGCTTGAGACCGGGGACGAAGAGCTCGACCATACCCTCGGGGCCAGCGAAGACCAGATCGCCAAGAGCCGCGCCGCCGCAGAGGCCAACCTCGGACCTCGCAATGGGCGTACCGGAACCAACTCCAAGCTCATCTCCCGAGCCCTCTCCTACCGCGGTGCACGCTACCGCTTCGGGGCATCGGGCACCAACGGGGTCTTTGACTGCTCCAGCTTTGTGCAGCACCTGATGCAGGGTGAGGGAGTCTCCCTTCCCCGCACCGCCCGCGAGCAGTTCGGTCAGGGAAAGAAGATCTCCCGCAGTGAGCTCCAGCCGGGTGACATTGTCTTCTTTGCAGGAACCTACCGCTCTGGAATCTCCCATGTCGGGATGTATGTTGGCAATGGGATGTTTGTCCACGCCGCCAGTAGCAAGCGGGGAGTCGTGATGGACCCCCTCGACCTGCCCTACTACAACAGCAAGTACGCGGGAGCTCGCCGCTTCAAGTAA
- a CDS encoding YciI family protein — MKYLVAIYHPDDYEAFTVEDEAMDRAIDALNEEMVAAGIRVYVGGLQPPRTAKSLRVQPGGSGTVLVTDGPYLETKEHIGGLWVLEAADMDEALEWGRKATIACRVPVQVRPFY; from the coding sequence ATGAAGTATTTGGTTGCGATCTACCACCCCGATGACTACGAGGCTTTCACGGTCGAGGATGAGGCCATGGACCGCGCGATCGACGCACTGAACGAGGAGATGGTAGCAGCGGGTATCCGGGTCTATGTGGGGGGCCTCCAGCCACCTCGGACCGCAAAGTCACTTCGGGTGCAGCCCGGCGGGAGCGGCACTGTGCTGGTCACCGATGGCCCCTATCTGGAGACCAAGGAGCATATCGGGGGGCTTTGGGTTCTAGAAGCCGCGGACATGGACGAGGCGCTTGAGTGGGGACGCAAGGCCACAATCGCCTGCCGTGTGCCCGTCCAAGTGCGCCCGTTCTACTAA
- a CDS encoding phosphodiester glycosidase family protein, protein MTSSKRRRLPPLRAAALAAALCILGACGGEPPSEVTVAEGVTFRTNKALGAQTLTVELAVAKVRPVVVAERLEHLRNNVVGDAHTVLDWARKYNAVAGVNAGFFGDSYDSLGRRKQVVQLCVLEGKVVAPGTPVGAALRSAIGFQGDGRAEVTWAVGSEQAGARRFDRPVKAKTGFTWHPESAVACGPRLIHRGKVDIADRAEKLVSDLRTGRMAVAVSERYLVFCRADAMTYGELSHYLMEYFKTTLQAIPDEALCLDGGPSAQLVYQEGGKLKEVEPTGVQVPTAILLIPTTTPTGQ, encoded by the coding sequence TTGACTTCGTCTAAGCGTAGACGACTCCCTCCCCTTCGGGCCGCCGCACTCGCGGCGGCCCTTTGCATTCTAGGTGCGTGTGGCGGTGAGCCCCCGTCCGAAGTTACGGTCGCCGAGGGAGTCACCTTTCGCACCAACAAGGCGCTCGGTGCGCAGACCCTCACGGTCGAGCTCGCGGTCGCCAAGGTGCGGCCGGTGGTGGTGGCGGAGCGGCTGGAGCACCTGCGCAACAACGTGGTCGGGGATGCCCACACCGTACTGGACTGGGCACGCAAGTACAACGCCGTTGCCGGTGTGAATGCAGGGTTCTTCGGCGACTCCTACGACTCCTTGGGGCGCCGCAAGCAAGTGGTCCAGCTCTGTGTTCTGGAGGGGAAAGTGGTCGCGCCAGGCACTCCGGTCGGAGCCGCCCTCCGCTCCGCGATTGGCTTCCAAGGCGACGGAAGAGCCGAGGTCACCTGGGCGGTGGGAAGTGAGCAAGCAGGCGCACGGCGCTTCGACAGGCCGGTGAAGGCAAAGACGGGGTTCACCTGGCACCCGGAGTCCGCCGTGGCGTGCGGCCCGCGCCTGATCCACCGGGGGAAGGTCGATATCGCCGATCGTGCCGAGAAGCTCGTGAGCGACCTGCGGACGGGGCGCATGGCCGTGGCCGTGAGCGAGCGCTACCTGGTCTTCTGCCGCGCCGATGCCATGACCTATGGCGAGCTCTCCCACTACCTAATGGAGTACTTCAAGACCACGCTCCAAGCCATCCCCGACGAAGCCCTCTGCCTCGATGGCGGCCCCTCCGCGCAGCTGGTCTACCAGGAGGGGGGCAAGCTCAAAGAGGTTGAGCCCACCGGGGTCCAGGTCCCCACCGCTATCCTCCTGATCCCGACAACAACGCCAACAGGACAGTAG
- a CDS encoding DNA gyrase subunit B, which translates to METPNIKKIETAYDGDSISKLEGLEAVRHRPAMYIGDTGIPGMHHLFKEIIDNSIDEVLAGHCTKITVILHKDRTISVEDNGRGIPVGINSKSGKPGVELALTELHAGGKFGGGGYKTSGGLHGVGASCVNALSTWMETTVKRDGKIHKIRFARGKVTKKLHVVGECDPSETGTMQRWLADDTIFTSAVNDEGQLAYSADRIRARIRELSYLNKEVSITFIDELHDGEPEVYHHKRGIAEYVAHLNENKDPMHSRVIYFYREREYREGENAQIEIALQYNKGYQENIYSFANNINTQDGGTHLSGFQTALTRVINNYARKNNYLKEKDNNFSGDDVREGLVAVISVRISNPQFEGQTKNKLGNPEIQGVTNSIVGEGLAEFFEENPNIAKAVLEKASIAQRARDAARKAAELIKRQSAMDGGGLPGKLADCMEKDASKCELYIVEGDSAGGSAKQGRDRRTQAVLPLRGKILCVEKARIDRALDNEGIKQLITAIGTGLALSTSADEEKDKGNNFDLAKLRYHKIIIMADADVDGDHIRTLLLNFFYRYMKPLVDSGHIYVAQPPLYSIRVGKDQKIYARTEADRDRILKEIKKRDTHVTRFKGLGEMNPDDLADTTMNPVNRTLAQVTVEEAAEADQMFTVLLGDKVEPRRAFIEKYAKEVKDLDFV; encoded by the coding sequence ATTGAGACGCCCAATATCAAGAAAATTGAGACCGCCTACGATGGTGACTCCATTTCCAAACTCGAAGGGTTGGAGGCCGTTCGCCACCGCCCCGCGATGTATATCGGCGACACGGGCATTCCAGGAATGCACCACCTCTTCAAAGAGATCATCGACAACTCCATCGATGAGGTGCTCGCGGGACACTGTACCAAGATCACGGTGATCCTGCACAAAGACCGGACGATCAGTGTCGAGGACAATGGACGCGGGATTCCTGTCGGCATCAACTCCAAGTCCGGCAAGCCCGGTGTCGAGCTTGCGCTGACAGAGCTCCACGCCGGCGGCAAGTTCGGTGGCGGCGGCTACAAGACGTCGGGCGGGCTCCACGGAGTCGGCGCTTCGTGTGTGAACGCCCTCTCCACCTGGATGGAGACCACCGTCAAGCGCGATGGCAAGATCCACAAGATTCGCTTCGCCCGCGGCAAGGTCACCAAGAAGCTCCACGTGGTCGGGGAGTGCGATCCTAGCGAGACCGGCACCATGCAGCGCTGGCTCGCCGATGACACGATCTTCACCAGTGCGGTCAACGACGAAGGTCAGCTGGCCTACTCCGCCGACCGTATCCGTGCCCGTATCCGCGAGCTGTCCTACCTCAACAAAGAGGTCTCGATCACCTTTATCGACGAGCTCCACGACGGCGAGCCCGAGGTCTACCACCACAAGCGGGGGATCGCCGAGTATGTCGCGCATCTCAACGAGAACAAGGACCCGATGCACTCCCGCGTCATCTACTTCTACCGAGAGCGCGAGTACCGCGAGGGAGAGAACGCACAGATCGAGATCGCGCTCCAGTACAACAAGGGCTACCAGGAGAACATCTACTCGTTCGCCAATAACATCAACACGCAGGACGGCGGGACGCACCTCTCGGGGTTCCAGACGGCGCTGACCCGTGTGATCAACAACTACGCCCGTAAGAATAACTACCTCAAGGAGAAGGACAACAACTTCTCCGGCGACGATGTGCGCGAGGGGCTGGTTGCGGTGATCTCCGTGCGCATCTCCAACCCGCAGTTCGAGGGGCAGACCAAGAACAAGCTGGGCAACCCCGAGATTCAGGGAGTCACCAACTCGATTGTTGGGGAGGGGCTGGCGGAGTTCTTCGAGGAGAACCCCAATATCGCCAAGGCCGTGCTGGAGAAGGCCTCGATCGCCCAGCGCGCCCGCGATGCCGCCCGAAAAGCCGCCGAGCTCATCAAGCGCCAGAGCGCCATGGACGGTGGCGGGCTCCCCGGTAAGCTTGCCGACTGCATGGAGAAAGACGCCAGCAAGTGCGAGCTCTATATTGTCGAGGGCGACTCGGCAGGTGGCTCCGCCAAGCAGGGACGCGATCGCCGGACACAGGCGGTCCTGCCACTGCGTGGAAAGATCCTCTGTGTGGAGAAAGCCCGGATCGACCGCGCGCTCGACAACGAGGGAATCAAGCAGCTCATCACCGCCATCGGCACCGGGCTCGCGCTCTCGACATCGGCGGACGAGGAGAAGGACAAGGGCAACAACTTCGACCTCGCCAAGCTGCGCTACCACAAGATCATCATCATGGCCGACGCGGACGTCGACGGCGACCACATCCGCACGCTGCTGCTGAACTTCTTCTACCGCTACATGAAGCCGCTCGTGGACAGCGGGCATATCTATGTCGCGCAGCCGCCGCTCTACTCGATCCGTGTGGGCAAGGACCAGAAAATCTACGCCCGCACCGAGGCCGACCGGGACCGGATTCTCAAGGAGATCAAGAAGCGCGACACCCATGTCACCCGCTTCAAAGGTCTGGGCGAGATGAACCCCGATGACCTCGCGGACACGACCATGAACCCGGTGAACCGAACACTTGCCCAGGTCACGGTCGAGGAGGCAGCGGAGGCGGACCAGATGTTCACGGTCCTGCTCGGCGACAAGGTCGAGCCGCGCCGCGCCTTTATCGAGAAATACGCCAAAGAGGTCAAGGACCTTGACTTCGTCTAA
- a CDS encoding ATP-binding protein: MEEVTPKIKKIEADYTDVVLVKLVGLEAVRYRPAMYIGNTGIPGMHHLFKELVDNGVNEAVAGHCNQIEVTLHTDGSLSVRDSGRGIPLETLKAVLMELHYRGKFSKVETTFRVGGGLHGVGTCCVCALAEWMETTVWQAGREVVIRTERGELVSERESAFNGPSGTQIRFKPDPEIFSTTEWSVERLLANLRQQAFLYPQLTVTFTDEALGCDPQVLHFPGGISEWAIENVAGRRPVHETVIAGSGTKDGTEAEVAFFFTEDEPVWRIFGNGVELPDAGTPLTGFRQAVARTLGRWARAHGREFEPRKAGLGVAVVISVRVRNPQFEGPTKNRLANPEAASAVGAVTAEALEAHFTQYPHQAEAILSGMLGIQGV, translated from the coding sequence ATGGAAGAAGTCACTCCAAAGATCAAGAAGATTGAAGCAGATTACACGGATGTCGTTCTGGTCAAACTCGTTGGACTGGAAGCCGTCCGCTACCGTCCCGCAATGTATATCGGCAACACAGGCATTCCAGGAATGCACCACCTCTTTAAGGAGTTAGTGGATAACGGTGTCAATGAGGCTGTTGCAGGGCACTGTAACCAGATCGAGGTGACTCTCCACACAGATGGCAGCCTGAGTGTTCGCGACAGTGGTCGGGGAATTCCCCTAGAGACGCTGAAAGCGGTGCTCATGGAGCTTCATTACCGAGGTAAGTTCTCCAAAGTAGAGACGACATTTCGTGTTGGTGGTGGCTTGCACGGCGTCGGAACCTGCTGTGTCTGCGCTCTGGCCGAATGGATGGAGACGACGGTCTGGCAGGCGGGGCGCGAGGTGGTGATTCGGACGGAGCGGGGCGAGCTGGTGTCGGAGCGCGAGAGCGCTTTTAATGGCCCCAGCGGGACGCAGATTCGCTTTAAACCCGACCCGGAGATTTTCTCCACGACAGAATGGTCTGTCGAGCGGCTGCTGGCGAACTTGCGCCAGCAGGCGTTCCTCTATCCCCAGCTCACGGTCACCTTCACCGATGAAGCCCTGGGCTGTGATCCGCAGGTGCTCCACTTCCCCGGCGGCATCTCGGAGTGGGCAATCGAGAACGTGGCGGGGCGACGGCCGGTGCACGAGACCGTGATCGCGGGCTCTGGCACCAAAGACGGCACCGAGGCCGAGGTGGCGTTTTTCTTCACCGAGGACGAGCCCGTGTGGCGCATCTTTGGCAATGGGGTCGAGCTCCCCGATGCGGGGACACCGCTCACGGGGTTTCGGCAGGCGGTCGCGCGAACCCTCGGGAGGTGGGCACGAGCGCATGGGCGGGAGTTCGAGCCGCGCAAGGCCGGGCTGGGAGTTGCCGTGGTGATCTCGGTTCGGGTGCGCAATCCGCAGTTTGAGGGGCCGACCAAGAACCGACTGGCTAACCCCGAGGCAGCAAGCGCGGTCGGGGCTGTGACTGCGGAGGCGTTAGAGGCGCACTTCACACAATATCCACACCAAGCAGAGGCGATCCTTTCCGGAATGCTGGGGATTCAAGGAGTTTAA
- a CDS encoding phosphodiester glycosidase family protein, whose amino-acid sequence MFTPLVAFVALFCVSAPAVKKKVVVRQLAPGVELLQEVTPSGDKDGPLVVTTVRIDPKVKGVRVEAALGGGGVWANDATLGREIPSKTVARRKAVAGINAGFFPFAGNPIGLHVENGELVTEPGLPRTAFVLLDDGTVSFPRFSFEGTVNGGALQGLNRKPGKGNELLLFTPIFADKTLKTDGRVEVIVEGVPLPLKLGSIVTGKVAAVREGGLTPLAPGTLVLSAGGDSVDWLKGWAKPGEAVTIALKATPLDRKLDPSKILQAVTGSGRLLAGGKFALDLKAEKIGASFSTTRHPRTAVGVTADGKLLFVTVDGRQASLSRGASLTELAGIMLALGAVEAVNLDGGGSSACAVRGAVANSPSEGVERPVADSLLVFAEESSMPQSEVALPTQPQVLTVGETRSFPLPEGVDSASVAWTVAGGIGFVDQEGSFRALRAGKGALVLWRGTQASRIPLVVVKSGAKATPEPKLDNAAFVPQAVFNDDGTQLTITIANSEGDKLGSEAIQLTVTGGTVVSNPVSTDSRGVASVTIQWDTATAPDARQVKVSSPLKRFQSVIVKPAKKLPTQK is encoded by the coding sequence ATGTTTACGCCTCTGGTTGCCTTTGTGGCACTTTTCTGTGTCTCCGCTCCCGCTGTCAAGAAGAAAGTGGTGGTGCGACAGCTCGCGCCGGGGGTGGAGCTACTGCAAGAGGTGACCCCAAGCGGCGACAAAGACGGGCCGCTGGTGGTGACAACGGTGCGGATCGACCCGAAGGTAAAGGGGGTGCGGGTCGAGGCGGCGCTGGGCGGCGGTGGGGTCTGGGCCAACGATGCGACCCTGGGACGAGAGATTCCCTCCAAGACCGTCGCGCGGCGCAAGGCGGTCGCGGGGATCAATGCGGGCTTTTTTCCCTTCGCGGGCAATCCCATCGGGCTGCACGTGGAGAACGGCGAGCTGGTAACCGAGCCGGGCCTGCCACGCACCGCATTTGTGCTCCTTGATGACGGTACGGTCTCGTTTCCACGGTTCTCATTTGAGGGGACGGTCAACGGGGGGGCGCTCCAGGGCCTCAACCGGAAGCCAGGAAAAGGCAACGAGCTGCTGCTCTTTACCCCGATCTTCGCGGACAAGACTCTCAAGACAGACGGGCGCGTTGAAGTGATTGTCGAGGGCGTGCCCCTGCCGCTCAAGCTCGGGTCAATCGTGACGGGGAAAGTTGCCGCGGTGCGTGAGGGCGGGCTGACTCCGCTGGCACCGGGGACTCTCGTGCTCTCGGCGGGTGGCGACTCGGTGGACTGGCTCAAGGGCTGGGCCAAGCCGGGCGAGGCGGTGACGATTGCGCTCAAAGCGACGCCGCTGGACCGAAAGCTGGACCCAAGCAAGATCCTTCAGGCAGTGACTGGCTCAGGGCGGCTCCTGGCAGGCGGCAAGTTTGCGCTGGACCTGAAGGCGGAGAAGATCGGGGCGAGCTTCTCGACAACACGCCACCCACGCACCGCCGTCGGGGTGACCGCCGACGGAAAGTTGCTCTTTGTGACGGTAGATGGGCGCCAGGCGAGCCTCTCCCGAGGTGCCTCCCTGACCGAGCTGGCAGGGATTATGCTGGCTCTGGGTGCAGTGGAGGCCGTGAACCTCGATGGCGGGGGCTCGTCGGCGTGCGCGGTTCGTGGCGCGGTTGCCAACTCGCCGTCGGAGGGAGTCGAGCGCCCGGTCGCCGATAGCCTGCTGGTCTTTGCGGAAGAGAGCTCGATGCCGCAGAGCGAGGTCGCCCTCCCCACACAGCCACAGGTGCTGACGGTCGGGGAGACCCGCTCCTTTCCCCTCCCCGAGGGCGTGGACTCGGCAAGTGTTGCGTGGACAGTCGCGGGTGGGATTGGCTTTGTCGATCAAGAGGGGAGCTTTCGCGCCCTTCGGGCAGGCAAGGGGGCACTGGTTCTCTGGCGCGGTACACAGGCGAGCCGCATCCCGCTCGTGGTGGTAAAGTCCGGTGCAAAGGCCACGCCCGAGCCCAAGCTGGACAACGCCGCGTTTGTCCCGCAGGCGGTGTTCAACGACGACGGGACCCAGCTGACAATCACGATAGCCAATAGCGAGGGGGACAAGCTAGGGAGCGAGGCGATTCAGCTCACCGTGACCGGTGGCACCGTCGTGTCAAACCCGGTGTCCACGGACTCTAGAGGCGTGGCGAGCGTGACAATTCAGTGGGACACGGCGACCGCCCCCGACGCGCGCCAGGTCAAGGTTTCGTCGCCGCTCAAGCGCTTCCAGAGCGTGATTGTGAAGCCTGCTAAAAAGCTGCCCACTCAAAAATGA
- a CDS encoding alcohol dehydrogenase catalytic domain-containing protein, which translates to MKTRAVVFPSPGVVEVRTVEVPEPEPDEVLIKTSFTCISPGVEMRVLSGQHPAASKFPLIPGYALTGIVVESGEEAGILPGTRVFCSGTSRVAGQERCWGGHIGHAVRRASETIPLPLGVPLRDAPLARLAAISNRGMQLARPQVGEVVVVIGLGPVGILTARLYIQQGVRVIGVDYFGLGTDALSKLGLEIIAGDDLFEQLLTLLPDGASIIVDTTGVASVLTEALTLARSVAWDEFDIQGTRYLIQGSYPGDLTLPYQSAFQNEVTFLIPRDARRDDIRQALELIEQKKLVVRDLASLTLPTEEAPKAYELLRDRHSGIQTVIFEWAAF; encoded by the coding sequence ATGAAAACGAGAGCGGTTGTCTTCCCCAGTCCGGGAGTGGTTGAGGTTCGCACGGTCGAGGTTCCCGAGCCAGAGCCCGACGAGGTGCTGATTAAGACATCGTTTACGTGCATCAGCCCTGGTGTTGAGATGCGCGTCCTCTCCGGGCAACACCCCGCCGCCTCGAAGTTCCCGCTTATCCCCGGCTACGCCCTCACCGGAATTGTCGTCGAGAGCGGTGAGGAGGCGGGGATTCTTCCGGGAACCCGTGTCTTTTGTAGCGGCACCAGCCGTGTCGCGGGCCAAGAGCGCTGCTGGGGCGGGCATATCGGGCACGCGGTTCGTCGGGCGTCAGAGACCATCCCCCTTCCTCTCGGGGTCCCCCTTCGCGACGCGCCCCTCGCGCGTCTGGCCGCAATCTCCAACCGAGGGATGCAGCTTGCGCGCCCGCAGGTGGGTGAGGTGGTGGTGGTGATCGGGCTGGGGCCGGTTGGCATTCTCACGGCGCGGCTCTATATCCAGCAAGGGGTCCGCGTGATTGGGGTGGACTACTTCGGGCTCGGGACGGATGCTCTCTCCAAGCTCGGGCTGGAGATCATCGCCGGCGACGACCTCTTCGAGCAGCTACTTACCCTCCTGCCCGACGGGGCCAGCATTATAGTGGACACCACAGGGGTGGCCAGTGTCCTCACCGAGGCACTGACTCTGGCCCGGAGTGTTGCCTGGGACGAGTTCGATATCCAGGGGACACGCTACCTGATCCAGGGAAGCTACCCCGGCGACCTGACCCTGCCCTACCAGTCTGCCTTCCAGAACGAGGTGACGTTTCTCATTCCTCGTGATGCCCGCCGCGACGATATCCGGCAGGCGCTGGAGCTGATCGAGCAGAAGAAGCTCGTGGTGCGCGATCTCGCCAGCCTGACCCTTCCCACCGAGGAAGCCCCCAAAGCCTACGAGCTCCTCCGCGACCGTCACTCAGGGATTCAGACCGTCATTTTTGAGTGGGCAGCTTTTTAG